The Leptospiraceae bacterium genome includes the window TTAAACTGACTAATTACCATTGGAACATAGGTAGAACTTACGTTTCCTACTCCGATAACTTTTAGAAAAAAATCTACATCTGCTACTATTTTATAGGAAGTATCGTAAAGACCATACTGACTAAACAAGTTGCGTCTAATCAGAGTTACACAATGCCAAAGAACACGGTATGCTAAAAAAAATAATGTCAACCGATTCGGACTCTTACCGTATTCTATTTTTCCATTTCCATAGTCAATGAGCATATCCCCATAAATTATATCAGTGTCTAAATTATTGGAAAATATTTTTTCAAAAACAGATTCATTTACTAAGAAGTCCCCAGAATTCAAAAAAAGACAATATTCCCCATTTGCATTTAAGATACCCTTGTTTTGGGCATCATAAATTCCTTTATCTTTTTCTGATACTGAATAAGTAATTCCATCACGGTATTTCTCTATTATCCCCAAACTCCCATCAGTAGACCCTCCATCAATGATAATATGCTCAAAATCTTTCCAAGTTTGATTCCTTACAGATAGAATTGTTTGCTCCAACCCATTTGCATTATTCAAATTTATCGTAATGATAGATATTTTTTTCAAATTCTTTTTCTATAGAAATTCAAAAATAAACAATACAAATATATGGTTTAGGTTGGTTCATTATTACAATCATATTTCTAGGGGATAACTTACGTTTAACTCCTTCTATTTTTTAAAAAATCATTGTATGCAATTTCGATTCCCTCTTTTAGTTCCACTTGATGTTTCCATCCCATACGATGAAGTTTGGATACATCCAAAAGTTTTCGCGGAGTTCCATCCGGTTTTGTAAGATCAAAAGTAAGTTTTCCACTATAGCCCACAACGTCTTTGATTGTCTCAGCTAATTCTTTAATGCTAACTTCTATACCAGAACCAACGTTTACATGTTCGCCACCTTTGGGATCAGTATTTACATCATAGGTTTTCATTAGAAAAATGCAGGCTCTTGCCATATCATCTGAAAATAAAAATTCGCGTAATGGTTTACCAGTACCCCATACAACCACTTCTGGAAAATTTTGTGTCTTAGCTTCATGGAATCTTCGAATGAGTGCGGGAAGAACGTGAGAGTTTTCCGGATGGTAATTATCGCCGGGACCGTAGAGGTTAGTTGGCATAACCGAAATAAAATTCGTTCCATATTGCCTATTATAACTTTGGCACATGATTATCCCTGCAATTTTTGCTATCGCATAAGGCTCGTTAGTCGGTTCTAACTTTCCATCCAATAATTGAGCTTCGTCCATCGGCTGTTTTGCGAATTTAGGGTAAATACAGGAAGATCCTAAAAAAACTAATTTTTTAGTTTTATATTTATAACATGCATCAATGATATTATTTTGAATTTGAATATTTGAAAAAATAAATTCAGCTGGATAAGTATTATTTGCATGAATCCCTCCAACTTTTGCGGCGGCAAGAATAACATAGTCAGGTTTTTCTGATTCAAAAAAATTATTCACCTTTTCTTGAATTGTTAAATCCATTTCTAATCTTGTTTTGCCAATAATATTAGTATATCCTTCATTCTTTAGAATTCGAACAAGAGCAGATCCTACGAGTCCATTATGGCCTGCTACATATATTTTTGTGTTTTTTTCCATTTTCCAAATCCCTTACAATCTATATTACTTTCAATTTACTAATTCTGTATTTCCTTTGAAAGTTCTTAAATTTATTTCTTCTCTGTTTATGATTCACTCATCTTTAAATTAATGTATAAAGCGGCTAACGTGTAATTATACTTCATACTATATGCATTTAATTGTATCTTACAATTTTTTATACTATTTTAAATTCTTCACTTTGACCAAACTTTCTATCAGAAATTCCATTATATCATCATTTCTTCTATTCTTTCACAAATATAATGATAGAGCATAATATGCATTTCCTGAATTCGTGGAGTATGATTCGAAGGGACTTCTAATAATATATCGCAAATATCAGCCATTTTCCCTCCCCCTTTTCCAGTTAAACCAATAGTTTTTACATCAAGAGATTTTGCCATTTCAATCGCGCGAATAACGTTTCGAGAATTTCCGCTAGTAGATATTCCTAAAAGAACTCCCCCTAACTTTCCATAAGCCTCAACTTGTCTTGCGAATATATCTTCATACGAATAGTCATTAGCCCAAGCAGTAATCACGGCAGGATTAGAAGATAAACATATTACGTTTAACGCTTTTCTTTCTTTTAAAAATCGACCAACTAACTCACCTGCAATATGCATGGAATCAGAGGCTGATCCCCCGTTGCCGCAAATTAAGAATGGTCGATTGTCTTTGAGAGTATCTACAATTAATTTTGTTGCAGTTGTTACTTTATCTTCTGTTTCTTCATCATGAAGAAGAAT containing:
- a CDS encoding SIS domain-containing protein, giving the protein MKRLKEQLIETYNSLNILLHDEETEDKVTTATKLIVDTLKDNRPFLICGNGGSASDSMHIAGELVGRFLKERKALNVICLSSNPAVITAWANDYSYEDIFARQVEAYGKLGGVLLGISTSGNSRNVIRAIEMAKSLDVKTIGLTGKGGGKMADICDILLEVPSNHTPRIQEMHIMLYHYICERIEEMMI
- a CDS encoding glycosyltransferase, coding for MKKISIITINLNNANGLEQTILSVRNQTWKDFEHIIIDGGSTDGSLGIIEKYRDGITYSVSEKDKGIYDAQNKGILNANGEYCLFLNSGDFLVNESVFEKIFSNNLDTDIIYGDMLIDYGNGKIEYGKSPNRLTLFFLAYRVLWHCVTLIRRNLFSQYGLYDTSYKIVADVDFFLKVIGVGNVSSTYVPMVISQFNTSGFGSDPKNLPLLKKERRKSRAKHLHFFIRFCFDSFSIISSIVRFLFRKFKNLIRM
- a CDS encoding GDP-L-fucose synthase; amino-acid sequence: MEKNTKIYVAGHNGLVGSALVRILKNEGYTNIIGKTRLEMDLTIQEKVNNFFESEKPDYVILAAAKVGGIHANNTYPAEFIFSNIQIQNNIIDACYKYKTKKLVFLGSSCIYPKFAKQPMDEAQLLDGKLEPTNEPYAIAKIAGIIMCQSYNRQYGTNFISVMPTNLYGPGDNYHPENSHVLPALIRRFHEAKTQNFPEVVVWGTGKPLREFLFSDDMARACIFLMKTYDVNTDPKGGEHVNVGSGIEVSIKELAETIKDVVGYSGKLTFDLTKPDGTPRKLLDVSKLHRMGWKHQVELKEGIEIAYNDFLKNRRS